CAGCGTGGCTGCGAACGCGCTGCACACCGCGGGCGCGGCAAATCTGACCGGAAAGCCCGTGATCGACGCGACGAATCCCCTCGCGGACGCACCGCCAGTCAACGGCGTGTTGAAATTCTTCACCACGCTCGACGAGTCCCTCATGGAGCGCCTGCAGCGGGAGTTCCCCGCCGTGCGCTTCGTCAAGGCCTTCAATTCCGTTGGCAATGCGCGCATGGTCAACCCGCAATTCAAAGGCGGCAAGCCCACCATGTTCATTTGCGGGAATGACGAGACGGCGAAGAACACGGTGCGGGGAATTCTCGATCAGTTCGGCTGGGAAACCGCGGACATGGGCCAAGTCGAAGCAGCCCGAGCCATCGAGCCGCTCTGCATGCTCTGGTGCATCCCCGGGTTCCTCAGGAACCAGTGGACGCACGCGTTCAAGCTGTTGACGTAGAGAGCGAGCAGATCAGCCGCGGTACCCCACGCCCTTGGCCATCAGCGCCGCGCAGAACAGCAACAGGACGACTCCTACCAACTCGTAGTGAATGAGGGACCGGAGCGTTCGGATCTTGGAATCACTCACCACCGGGACCTGTCCTCGTTTCACGGATTTGCCCCACGACAGAAATTCGATCGTCGGATAGATCGAAAGCAAGCCCACGATGACGAAGAGCGAGAGCTTCGCGAGAAACGGGATGCTGTGAAAGTAGTACGACGATCCCCTCTCGAAATAGAACACGCGCAGAAACCCCACCACCAGCACCACGCCGGCCGCGATCCCGAAGACCACATCCGCCCGTTGGA
This Nitrospirota bacterium DNA region includes the following protein-coding sequences:
- a CDS encoding NAD(P)-binding domain-containing protein, yielding MKIGILGSGDVAKALGKGFLQHGHDVMLGTREPGKLAEWAKQHPKGRVGSFADTAKFGELVVLAVKGSVAANALHTAGAANLTGKPVIDATNPLADAPPVNGVLKFFTTLDESLMERLQREFPAVRFVKAFNSVGNARMVNPQFKGGKPTMFICGNDETAKNTVRGILDQFGWETADMGQVEAARAIEPLCMLWCIPGFLRNQWTHAFKLLT
- a CDS encoding DUF2214 family protein, whose product is MTWFFAFLHHLAAFTLVAALVVELVLIRDELTVARARKIQRADVVFGIAAGVVLVVGFLRVFYFERGSSYYFHSIPFLAKLSLFVIVGLLSIYPTIEFLSWGKSVKRGQVPVVSDSKIRTLRSLIHYELVGVVLLLFCAALMAKGVGYRG